The Cucumis melo cultivar AY chromosome 5, USDA_Cmelo_AY_1.0, whole genome shotgun sequence genome has a segment encoding these proteins:
- the LOC127149541 gene encoding uncharacterized mitochondrial protein AtMg00860-like, producing the protein MEEHRDHLQKVFQKLKENQLYGEKCSFTQERINFLGHVIECGGIGMEEGKIAAIRDRAVPKSVLELCSFLGLANYYRRFVEGFSKRASPLIELLKKDVQWNWDPKCQVAFDGLKQALMEGPLLGIADVTIPFEIETDACDYALGGVHLQNDTRSHTKFER; encoded by the coding sequence atggaggaacatagAGACCACCTACAAAAGGTTTTTCAGAAATTAAAGGAGAACCAATTGTATGGAGAAAAATGTTCCTTTACACAAGAGCGAATAAACTTcttgggccatgtgatagagtgtggcGGAATTGGgatggaagaagggaagattgctGCGATACGCGACCGGGCAGTACCGAAATCAGTCTTGGAGTTATGCTCATTTCTCGGGTTAGCAAATTACTACCGTCGATTTGTCGAGGGATTCTCCAAACGAGCAAGTCCACTGATCGAGTTACTGAAAAAAGATGTTCAATGGAATTGGGACCCCAAGTGTCAAGTCGCCTTCGATGGCTTGAAGCAAGCCTTGATGGAGGGGCCACTTTTGGGGATTGCTGATGTGACCATACCTTTCGAGATTGAGACAGATGCGTGTGATTATGCATTGGGGGGTGTGCACCTACAGAATGACACCCGATCACATACGAAATTCGAACGTTGA